The following nucleotide sequence is from Callithrix jacchus isolate 240 chromosome 12, calJac240_pri, whole genome shotgun sequence.
TTTCTTGGTGCCTTGCTCAAGTGTCACTTCTTTAAGGAAGCCTTTCCTTTCCtgacttattttttaagttgttatAGCACTGTGATACCTTTGCtttatttctacaaatatttcCTTAATGTCTGTATTCCTCCCTAAATTGTAAGCTGCGTGAGAGCAGGATTATTCGTGTCTGCCTTactaaccttttcttttttttttttttttttttggaggcggagtcttgctctgttgccaggctggagtacagtggcgcaatctcagctcactgtagcctctgcttcctgggttcaagcgattctcctgcctcatcagcatcccgagtagctgggactacaggtgtgtgccaccatgcccagctaatttttgtatagattTGGGGtttcatctgcccacctcagcctcccaaagtgctgaatttacaggtgtgagccaccacacccattaTAACCTTTTCATCTTGAGTGTCTGGCATAGTGCTTGGTACCTGGattggtacttaataaatatttgctaggTGAATGAAGTGTAACCTCAAATCCATGAGCTAAATTAAgctctaggcaattccagggacttttgaaatgatttttatttttgcccaCTCTTTTTGcaatcaggaaaataattttttctttgtggctgctgtgactggtttatttgaACTGGACTTTCTCAACATTTAAACTAGGTTACTCTGAGTGTTTTGTTCTCTCAGGCTTTTGTGTCATGAAGAAATGTTGTGATGGTGCTTTGTATTCTCTACAGATGGCTATCTTGGCAATGTTTGCCTATTTTAAAGCCTAGATGTTTGTAGTTTTTCTGATAACTATTTTATGTGTTATTTACAGGAAGTGAATATCGAATTTGAAGCTTATTCTATATCAGATAACGATTATGACGGAATTAAGAAATTATTGCAGCAggtattatcttttatttattatgcataaatttcttcttctaagaaaaatcccatgcctataatctctgcgctttggaaggctgaggtgagaggattgcttgatcccaggaatttgcgaccggcctgggcaacgtagtgagaactggtctacaaaaaataaaaagttagccaggtgtggcaccACACatctttagtcctagctactccagaggctgaggctggaggactacTTGCGTTTAAGAGctcgagcctgcagtgagctatgaatgccCCACTGAGCTCCGGTCTGGGAAACAGCAAGcatctgtctctaaaagaaaaaaaataaataagcaaattcaGGGCGTTCAGTACAGGCTCTCTCAAATTCATCTctttagaatttccatttctctcctctctgccttgcctggaaggaAGAACTATTTCGTTTCATCTGCTAATTAGTTGAgctactgttttgttttctctaattCACAATTCTCAGTAGTCCTGTAACTGTGCTGTTTGGTGCTACAACATTGATGCTTGCTGCTTCTCCTTATTTGTTGACTCATGTAATATGACTTTGGTTCTTTAACCTTTATAGCCTCCACTGTTCTTTTCACCAGATTCTTTGGCCTTATGTccatcctctctcttttctcccttttttttctctccctcccccattaCTTCTGTATTACCACTGACTGCTTCTCTGAAATTTCCTAATCTTTAGCTTCTTTCTGACtctcctgggcttttctttccctcttaggATTGCTTTTCTAGGTCATCTTTTTAATCAAGTcacagaaattttattatttgtatttgagTATGGGATTTGAAGTTATTAGAAATCATGCTTTgatcttaatttaaaataatttttcctccttttagCTTTTTCTAAAGGCTCCTGTGAACACTGCAGAGCTAACAGATGTCTTAATTCAACAGAACCATATTGGGAGTGTGATTAAGGTAAGCAGGACAATTgggtttttttctgattaaatgaGTTCTTTATTTAGTTCAtacttggcatggtggctcatgcctataatcccagcagtttgggaagccaaggtaggaggctcgcttgaggccaggacttcaagaccatcctgggcaacatagcaacactctgtctctacaaaaaataacaaaaattagccgggcataatgGCACATACCTAtactctttttacccagttgACTGTggtagaaggatctcttgagccagggagttcaaggctgagctttgattgtgccactgcactctagcctggcaacacagcaagaccctatatctgggggaaaaaatgagTTATTCATTCTGTTTAGCTTGAATTGGAAGGCAGTATTACTGGAGGGAGGGAGACTGGTCAGAAGGTCATTGCAGTAATCCAAGGTTATTAAATGCAATAGTCCAGGTAGTGGCaatggagagggagagaagtgggctcatttgaaaaatatttgggagATGAAATATGATGGAGTTTAGTCCCTGATTGGGTCTGAAAGTGAGAGGAAAAGGAGTCAAGGATGTCTTCCAGGTTTCTAGCTTGAGCAAACAGGATTGCAAACATGGAGAAGTTCAGGTTAGGAGGGGGAACGTGAGTTTGGATTTGTACATTTTGAGTTTGAATTACCTGTGAGATACTGGGTAGCAGGTGGAGCCCTGGAGACTTGGGAGTTTGTAgtaaatgttattgaatcataGAAGTGATTGGGATTGCAcagggagggaagggacagaTACCTTAGTAATACCAAGAATACTTGGATGAGTAacataagtggcagagccagcaagagagatgaaaaaggaTGGCTGGAGAAGTAGAAGAAACAGCAGTGCAGTGATGTCATGCACAGCAAGGAAGAGAACATTTAAAGGAGGTGGGGATTGTCATCCTTACCAGATAGATGTTGTAGAGAGCGCAACAAAATAAGGACTAGGTTGGACCCTGGCTCTGTTGCCTGTCATCTGCTGGTTCTTTGGGTTATGTGTttgcataacaaaccaccccatAGCTCAGTGTCATAAAATAGCAGCAGTCATTTATTTGGCTGATGGATCTGCAGTTTGGACAAAGCTTAGTGGGCACAACCCATCTCCATTATCATGTTAGCCGGAGAGGCTTGACTGGGGGCTGGAGGATTCCCTTTCAAGATGGCTCAGTCACCTGACTGGCAAGTTAGCCCTAGCTGTCTGTCGGGAGCTTAGCTGGGACTCTGGACCAGGGGCCTCAGTTCCTCTCCATGTGGGCCTCGCTACACATTGGTTTGGTTCCATGAGCAAGCAGCCCAAAAGAACCAGGCAGAAGTGATGAAATAGTGCCATTTCCACCATTTGATTTGTCAGTACAGATACAAATTTCTACCTAGGGAAGGGCACATTGACCCCACCACTCCATGAGAAAAGTGTCTAGGTCACTTTGTCAGAAGAGCATGTCCAAGAAGAAATCCATTGGGGCTGTTTGTGAAAGATACAATCTGCCACAGTACCTTAATTTCCATTTCCACCTCTGAAAATGAGGACGATACTAGCATCTACCTTGTAGAGTGCATGGGTAAACAAAATGAGTTGCTGActgcttagaacagtgtctggcaacTGACAAGTGCTACACATGTGTAGCTGTCACTGTTGATGTCTTTTTCCTGTTTACAGCACCTGTTCCCTAGCCTATTGTGAAAAACACAGCAAACAAAAGCTCCATTCAGTCAAATGTTCCACTCTAACTACATTACCTTCAGAGCCAAAAATCTTGAAAAGTAATCTTATTCATGGTTTCTACTTCCTGTCCTCCTTTTCATTCTTCAGACACTCTTATCTGACTTTTACGCCATAAAAATTCTGACATTGAATGATAGGATCACCAACATACTTATTACTAAATACAGTGGACACTTTTCAAGCCTTCTGACATTAGTAACCTTATCACACTcaatataaatgagaaattaaacCTATTGGGGCTTCCTTTTATTAGGACAGTGGGAAAAAGCAGACCACCTGCTCTTTCATCAAACAAATGTGATCTCTAGCTAATTAGTGTCTTAGAAGACCTAATGGATATGGAGGAGAAGCAGTTATTTTTATCCTTGAAAGAGGTTATTGTCTAATGGCAGGATTCACCCTTTAAATGGATAATCACATCAGTAGCTCTGCAGCTATAATTGTGGCTTCTTTGGCTTCTCCAGAGATGCTTGAGGCGTCCCGAGGATAGAGACTTCTTGTTCTTAGTAAAGGGACTACCCAGAGCGTTCAGGGGAGTCAGTCCCTACAAAGGGCaggtttctcttttttcccttctctcttgcCCTTGTGAGGTGTAAGTGGCCCTCGAGCACTGCCCAGTTTCACCATTACGTCAAGACAAGTGCTCTCGAAACACGCGATTTTTAGATGAAACAATGCTGTGAGCCAGCAGGGAGGCAAGGCTTGGCTCCAGCCAAATTGTTTAGAAAACCAATGAAAGTGCTTTATTTCTGAGGTTTTATCTCTTCTGGATTCATTTTATATTGAGAATctggtaaaagaaaatgacttaagAATCTGGTACAGAGAAGTTTCAATCtttccagaatctaaaaagaggAACAGAGTCGAGGGAGGTAAAGTGAACTGAACAAGGTCATACAGTATTTAAGATACAGTGCTTTCCAAGATGATAGTGGTAAAACTGTgacagtatttaaaatataatgcttTCTAAGATGACGGCGGtaaaacagagttttgcttttgaaaagtgaaaagataaatgaGGCCTACATCCCAAGACTTGGTATTATACtcaactaaatataaaattaaaatattttttcttttaaaatagcaaacgAATGTTTCAGAAGACAGCGATGATGATGTGGATGAAGATGAGATTTTTGGTTTCATAAGCCTTTTGAATTTAACTGAAAGAAAGGTTGGTTTCACGGGGTGACATCTCAATGGTTATTTCTTAGGCCAAAACCACTTCTATTTAATGCATGGTGGATATATCTTTTATGTCAGATGATGATATTAACGAGAGGGATAAGTGCTGTTATTATAATCCATTTTCAATATGAAGGTGATGGTGTTTTGAATAATCTGTACCCAGTTAAAGTTGTTTACTCCCTGTGGTTTAGGGAATCATCTGGTTTGGCAGTCCTGATGTTGGTACTGATGCAGGAGCTGTTGGTACTGTGTCTCTGCAGCTGTTATCTTTACTACTTGTGTGGTGGGGATATTCTGAGGCTTTGTTGCTTCAAAGTTGAGGGCACTtactgacattttattttgttttgcttcatcGGTTTTTATTGACTAATGAGTTGTAATAAAAGTAAATCAGCTGCTTACCCTCCTCGGAATAAGATGCAGGCTACACTTAatctttcattttgaaatgaaCTTTCCAGCTACTTCCATCTATCTTTATGAGGTGGACTAGAGTTGCTATTCCAGTGTGTCTGAATGTTAATTATGACCTTCTTACCACTGATCATGGGATGGTAAGTAACCAGTGTGTTTGCTTTTAAGAAATACTTAAGCGATCAACACTGAAGACGTACAAGATGCTAAAGGCTGTGGCAGCAAACTGCCCTTAGCTGTAAGATGAAAAGTGATAGCTCTCACTTTCAGGTTTTCTCCTGTAAGTGGTTGGCTGTAATAGAAAACAaactttctctttgctttctagGGTACTCAGTGTGCTGAACAAATTAAAGAGTTGATTCTAAGCTTCTGTGAGAAGAACTGTGAAAAGAGCATGGTTGAACAGCTGGACAAGCTTTTAAATGACACCACCAAGGCTGTGGGCCTTCTCCTAAGTGAAAGATTCATTAACGTCCCTCCACAGATCGCTCTGCCCATGTACCAGCAGCTTCAGTAAGAGACTTAGGAAAATGCCTTTGAAcagtaatttttttccaaagtagATTCAGAAATGTCATTTAAGTAGAATATGTAGATAAATAAGGAGCTCTGTCCTTGGGTTAAGTGGGTTTAGTGTGAGAGAAGTGGAAGAAGCCTCCTGTGAAGTGCATACATTATTAACTGGCTTTTTAAAGAGTTTGTGTCAATAATCTTAACCATCTTTAAACTTAAGATTTAAGTGGTATCTAAGTAGATAATTTCATGTAGACTTTTCAATCCCCATTTGATTGAAGTTTTACACCTTTACATACAGCTTTCTGCAACACAAATGCTGAACAattacaacaataacaaaactggTAAAATTCCCAAATTCTCTTGGTGTGTTTCATAACTAAGGAAACCATAGTCCTGATACTGTGTCTagtttttcagggttttttgttgttctgtttttttaatgcAGGAGTTTtaagattacaaaaatatttcaaatgtagcCGCGAAATCTAGCAGACTGAGTGTAGTAAGAATTGTATTGCTTGTGCTTTGCAATGGAGGGCATAATATAGGCagattcacttatttatttccatctatgtaatttttttttttttttttgggtagagacagggtcttgccatgttgcccaggctggtcttgaactcctaggctaaagtgatcttcctgccttggccccccagtgttgggattacaggtgtcagtcgcAGCTCTTGGCCTAAACAGGTTCCTCTTTTTTTTGGagttgaagtcttgctctgtcacttgggctggaaTGTGAtaacgcaatctcggctcactgcaacctccgccctccaggttcaagcaattctcctacctcagccttccgagtagctaggattacaggcagccatcaccatgctcagctaattttttgtatttttagtagagatggggtttcactacattggccagcctggtctcaaactcctgaccttgtgatctgcccgccttggcctcccaaagtgctgggattataggcgtgagccaccacacctggcctgacagCTTCTTGATAGAATATTCTTTCTCAGAAGTCACAGCACTTGTGTTGTGGTTTCCCTTTAAATAGCCGTAGGAATACAGTTCTACTCTGGAAACCTTTAGGTTTGCTGTTTTTCCTAGGGATTCAGTGCTGCTTACCTCCTGCTCCCTGTTCTCTCAGCTGCAGCTCAGATTGTGTTTCTGGTgccttaagtgtttttttttttttcctgatcagcTGAAGCTCACGTTTATTTGCTTTTATAGAAGGGTGATTTGCTTTCTCCTAGTTTTGTTAAAAGAAAGTTGAAGTGAGGCATACTGGCTCacactctaatcccagcactttgggatgctaaggcgggtggatcacctgaggtcaggagtttgagaccagcctggccaacatggtgaaaccctgtctctactaaaaaaaatacaaaaattagccaggcatggtggcaggttcctgtaatcccagctactcaggaggctgaggcagggagaatcatttgaacccgggaggcagaggttgcagtgagccgggatcgcaccactgGAGAGCCAACCAcagtagcacatacctgtagtcccagctactcgggaggaaagcttgaggccaggagttccaagcTGCAGTGTGTGATGACTGTGCCTGTGAATaccgactgcactccagcccgggcaacattacaagaccctgtctctttaaaaaaaaaaaaaaaaaaaaaaaaaaaggtggttggTGGgggtaggccaggtgtggtggctcacacctgtaattccagcactttgggaggctgaggctagcagattgcttgaggctaggagtttgagaccaggttggccaacatggcaaaaccccaattctaaaattaccaaaaaaaaaaaaaattagctgggcatggttgtgcaggcctgtaatctcagctacttgggaggctgaggcatgaaaatcgtttgaacgtgggaggtggaggttgcagtgagctgagattgcgccattgtacgctgcagcctgggcaacagcagcctgggcaacagactgagattttgtctccaaaaaaaagaaaaaaaaaaagggaaagctgAAGAAGAGGGTTGTTCtgagtttcttcttttgttcGAGGGCATCCAGATGCACAAGACTATGTTTAAtattcagaaagaagaaacattaaGGTTTCATTGCCATTCCATTGCTAGAATTTAGGGTATGTGTTTGCAGTTGCTGCAGTATGTCAGAAGTTAGTTTCAGACTCTAGCAATTAAGAGACTGTAGTCGTCACAGGCTGTAGTGACATTGCTTGTGTCTGTATACCTCTGTGTGTTTCAGTTCAATGCTCATTGCTTCCAAAAATTCAGattcatgtatttttaacttCTACACAGGCAAGTAGTGATGTTATATTGAGTGAATTTGAGATTCATCTGTTAGTTGCTATATAAATCAGAGATGTATCatacaatttattataaaaagtggTTCATAATCCAAAATGCAACtgatgatgtaaataaaaatcattGCTTTAGACTAAGTGTCCAGATTGAATGCCACCAACATAGCAGAACCCACTGAAGATGCCTCATTGGTTTTTTCTGTGCTGTGATTTGTTGATGGATTTCACTTGATCCAGCAGGTAAACAAACTCTGTGTATGCCTTGTAGGAAAGAAGTAGTGGAGGCACACAAAACCAATAAGCCATGTGGGAAGTGCTGCTTTTACCTTCTGATTAGTAAGACATTTGTGGAAGCAGgaaaaaacaattccagaaaGAAATGGAGCAACCAAAAGAAAGATGAGTTAATGTTTGCAAATGCAGAGGAAGAATTTTTCTATGAGGTAAGACTATCCTGTTTGTTTAGATGGAAATAAGGATTTTCTTGAAAATGATTTATCAAGATTTCTCATTCTCCCACCTTATGTCCAAGTCTTTCAAGTTTGGCCACTATGTTTTTTGTGTTTCCCCACGAGCTAGCAGCTAACATAGTGCaagacacatagtaggtactcaagaGGCTAGGCACCAGCCTCCCCACCTGCACGGTGGCTATGAgtgtgaggaggaggagaaaagttaCTAACCTGCTAAGAATGTTTAGGCATTTATAATATGCTCCCTGTGAAATGTTTCATGCTAAAACCAGGCGGAGAGGTAGACATTAGTCTGGGGTTTACAGATGTGGACTTTATGTCATAGGGAGATGAGGGAAATGTGGAAGCTGGGGCACCCCTGCTACTCTTTGCTCTTAGTCGTGGATGTCATCCCGCTGGTGGGATTTCTCCAGCATTTTTTTCCAATAAAGATAGCTTATATGTGATGGATAGCCATATACCAGAGAATATTCTTTCTCACGCTGTCTGCCTCTCAAAAATCTTGAAgtgggccaggtgccgtggctcatgcctgtaatcccagcactttaggaagctgaggcgggtgagTTGgccctgaggctaggagtttgagatcagaccggccaacatggagaaaccctgtctctactaaaaatacaaaaaaaaaatttagctgggcatggtggcaaatacctgtaatcccagctacttgggaggctgaggcaggagaattgcttgaacctgggaaatggaagctgcagtgagttgagatcaagccactgcactccagcctaggcagaaagagcaaaactccgtctcaaaaaaaaaaatcttgaagtgTATCTCTGAGGGGAACATACTTTCCTGAATTGGGTGATACCACTTTTAAGATGTCTCCGGAAGACTAAAGTACTGCATATTCAGCTGTGCCCTTTTTTCCAGGAGGTAAATGGTAAACACAATTTTTACAAAACATAAGCTTCAGTACCTCAGGTAGACCATCTAGGGGGAGTATGTATTGGTGTTTTAAGATGATGAGGTATGcagatttttactttgttttcacaCAAAAGCCTGATGCTAAGCCGCTGAGAAAGTGAGAAAAGACAGTGTTTGAAGACCGGTTCTTGTTAATTATCAAATGTTATGAGTCTTAATTTCACTTATCACAAGATATTGgacaattaaatgaaaatatcactTAGCTGCTTGTTCACCTCTTAGAAATTGCACACCTGTATCCCTGTTCCTCACGTGGGTTAAAAATCTACTTGGTTTGTGTTTTGTAACTTCTTCGTGAATGTCCCATTTGAACTTGTTTTATTCTGAGTTTTGCTTCCTTTTAGTTCTCATTCTTAAACTTAACTGTATGCCAAACATAATATTCTTTGTCGTAGATTAAATGGGTTTTGTCTTTGGGTTGTCCAGATTTTTAATTCATGGTTACTTACTTGGTTTAGAAGGCAATTCTGAAGTTCAGCTACTCAGTGCAGGAGGAGAGCGACACCTGTCTGGGTGGCAGATGGTCTTTTGATGACGTACCAATGAAGCCTTTGCGAACTGTGATGTTAATTCCAGGCAACAAGATGAACGAAATAATGGATAAACTGAAAGAATATCTATCTGTGTAACCCATTTCCAATGGACAGTGATGGGCTTGCTTTTGTAAAATTACCAGAAAACTCAGTGGAGAATTACTGAAAAACTCATAACTTTATTCGGCGTAAGGTCCTCTACAAAAAGTAGGGTTCTGTCCCGTGTGTCTGTGACACATTTACAgaatatcagtttttaaaaattttggtcaAATTATGAATGGTTGATTTAAAAACTtttccaggaagaagaaaaacatgtaatTTAAAGAACTCAATAAaaacttctgttttttattttaaaataatatacagtgtTTT
It contains:
- the BCCIP gene encoding BRCA2 and CDKN1A-interacting protein isoform X3, which produces MASRAKRRAVGSGVPQPPGAPVPRDDEEEDEVDDEDEDDDDSDEEEDEDDEVVDEEVNIEFEAYSISDNDYDGIKKLLQQLFLKAPVNTAELTDVLIQQNHIGSVIKQTNVSEDSDDDVDEDEIFGFISLLNLTERKGTQCAEQIKELILSFCEKNCEKSMVEQLDKLLNDTTKAVGLLLSERFINVPPQIALPMYQQLQKEVVEAHKTNKPCGKCCFYLLISKTFVEAGKNNSRKKWSNQKKDELMFANAEEEFFYEAYTGLCGCALTHAILFSGYPLLSLPSFVSSSAASPQLPSLFCTSIWSSAASLHVHGECARIQRVHSTALTQWVN
- the BCCIP gene encoding BRCA2 and CDKN1A-interacting protein isoform X2, coding for MASRAKRRAVGSGVPQPPGAPVPRDDEEEDEVDDEDEDDDDSDEEEDEDDEVVDELFLKAPVNTAELTDVLIQQNHIGSVIKQTNVSEDSDDDVDEDEIFGFISLLNLTERKGTQCAEQIKELILSFCEKNCEKSMVEQLDKLLNDTTKAVGLLLSERFINVPPQIALPMYQQLQKEVVEAHKTNKPCGKCCFYLLISKTFVEAGKNNSRKKWSNQKKDELMFANAEEEFFYEAYTGLCGCALTHAILFSGYPLLSLPSFVSSSAASPQLPSLFCTSIWSSAASLHVHGECARIQRVHSTALTQWVCSGGCSLSSSDDPSMGLCPPSLYPKQACSEG
- the BCCIP gene encoding BRCA2 and CDKN1A-interacting protein isoform X5 gives rise to the protein MASRAKRRAVGSGVPQPPGAPVPRDDEEEDEVDDEDEDDDDSDEEEDEDDEVVDEEVNIEFEAYSISDNDYDGIKKLLQQLFLKAPVNTAELTDVLIQQNHIGSVIKQTNVSEDSDDDVDEDEIFGFISLLNLTERKGTQCAEQIKELILSFCEKNCEKSMVEQLDKLLNDTTKAVGLLLSERFINVPPQIALPMYQQLQKEVVEAHKTNKPCGKCCFYLLISKTFVEAGKNNSRKKWSNQKKDELMFANAEEEFFYEKAILKFSYSVQEESDTCLGGRWSFDDVPMKPLRTVMLIPGNKMNEIMDKLKEYLSV
- the BCCIP gene encoding BRCA2 and CDKN1A-interacting protein isoform X8 gives rise to the protein MASRAKRRAVGSGVPQPPGAPVPRDDEEEDEVDDEDEDDDDSDEEEDEDDEVVDELFLKAPVNTAELTDVLIQQNHIGSVIKGTQCAEQIKELILSFCEKNCEKSMVEQLDKLLNDTTKAVGLLLSERFINVPPQIALPMYQQLQKEVVEAHKTNKPCGKCCFYLLISKTFVEAGKNNSRKKWSNQKKDELMFANAEEEFFYEKAILKFSYSVQEESDTCLGGRWSFDDVPMKPLRTVMLIPGNKMNEIMDKLKEYLSV
- the BCCIP gene encoding BRCA2 and CDKN1A-interacting protein isoform X1; this translates as MASRAKRRAVGSGVPQPPGAPVPRDDEEEDEVDDEDEDDDDSDEEEDEDDEVVDEEVNIEFEAYSISDNDYDGIKKLLQQLFLKAPVNTAELTDVLIQQNHIGSVIKQTNVSEDSDDDVDEDEIFGFISLLNLTERKGTQCAEQIKELILSFCEKNCEKSMVEQLDKLLNDTTKAVGLLLSERFINVPPQIALPMYQQLQKEVVEAHKTNKPCGKCCFYLLISKTFVEAGKNNSRKKWSNQKKDELMFANAEEEFFYEAYTGLCGCALTHAILFSGYPLLSLPSFVSSSAASPQLPSLFCTSIWSSAASLHVHGECARIQRVHSTALTQWVCSGGCSLSSSDDPSMGLCPPSLYPKQACSEG
- the BCCIP gene encoding BRCA2 and CDKN1A-interacting protein isoform X7 → MASRAKRRAVGSGVPQPPGAPVPRDDEEEDEVDDEDEDDDDSDEEEDEDDEVVDELFLKAPVNTAELTDVLIQQNHIGSVIKQTNVSEDSDDDVDEDEIFGFISLLNLTERKGTQCAEQIKELILSFCEKNCEKSMVEQLDKLLNDTTKAVGLLLSERFINVPPQIALPMYQQLQKEVVEAHKTNKPCGKCCFYLLISKTFVEAGKNNSRKKWSNQKKDELMFANAEEEFFYEKAILKFSYSVQEESDTCLGGRWSFDDVPMKPLRTVMLIPGNKMNEIMDKLKEYLSV
- the BCCIP gene encoding BRCA2 and CDKN1A-interacting protein isoform X4; translation: MASRAKRRAVGSGVPQPPGAPVPRDDEEEDEVDDEDEDDDDSDEEEDEDDEVVDEEVNIEFEAYSISDNDYDGIKKLLQQLFLKAPVNTAELTDVLIQQNHIGSVIKGTQCAEQIKELILSFCEKNCEKSMVEQLDKLLNDTTKAVGLLLSERFINVPPQIALPMYQQLQKEVVEAHKTNKPCGKCCFYLLISKTFVEAGKNNSRKKWSNQKKDELMFANAEEEFFYEAYTGLCGCALTHAILFSGYPLLSLPSFVSSSAASPQLPSLFCTSIWSSAASLHVHGECARIQRVHSTALTQWVCSGGCSLSSSDDPSMGLCPPSLYPKQACSEG